A portion of the Enterobacter sp. SA187 genome contains these proteins:
- the lpxB gene encoding lipid-A-disaccharide synthase yields the protein MSGRPLTIALVAGETSGDILGAGLIKALKARHPDARFVGVAGPRMQAEGCEAWYEMEELAVMGIVEVLGRLRRLLHIRADLTRRFTDLKPDVFVGIDAPDFNITLEGNLKKHGIKTIHYVSPSVWAWRQKRVFKIGRSTNLVLAFLPFEKAFYDRFNVPCRFIGHTMADAMPLDPDKNAARDTLGIAHDVHCLALLPGSRGAEVEMLSADFLKTAQILRSHYPDLEVVVPLVNAKRREQFERIKADVAPDLRVHLLDGMGREAMVASDAALLASGTAALECMLAKCPMVVGYRMKPFTFWIAKRLVKTDYVSLPNLLAGRELVKELLQEECQPQALADALLPLLANGKTSHAMHETFRELHQQIRCNADEQAADAVLELAQ from the coding sequence ATGTCTGGTCGTCCTCTTACGATAGCCCTGGTCGCCGGAGAAACCTCCGGCGATATTCTTGGCGCAGGTCTTATTAAAGCGCTGAAAGCACGCCACCCTGACGCGCGTTTTGTTGGTGTCGCGGGGCCGCGTATGCAGGCCGAAGGTTGTGAAGCCTGGTACGAGATGGAAGAGCTGGCGGTGATGGGCATCGTGGAGGTGCTGGGCCGTTTGCGTCGTCTGCTGCATATTCGCGCCGATCTCACCCGCCGTTTTACCGATCTCAAGCCTGATGTGTTTGTCGGCATTGATGCGCCGGACTTCAACATCACGCTGGAAGGCAATCTTAAAAAGCATGGGATCAAAACGATCCATTACGTCAGCCCGTCCGTCTGGGCCTGGCGCCAAAAACGCGTTTTCAAAATCGGCAGATCCACCAATCTGGTGCTGGCTTTTCTGCCTTTCGAAAAAGCGTTTTATGACCGGTTTAACGTGCCGTGTCGCTTTATCGGCCATACCATGGCGGACGCGATGCCGCTGGATCCCGATAAAAACGCGGCACGCGATACGCTGGGCATTGCTCACGATGTGCATTGTCTGGCGCTTTTGCCTGGCAGCCGCGGCGCGGAAGTGGAAATGCTCAGCGCAGATTTCCTGAAAACCGCACAGATTCTGCGTAGCCACTATCCGGATCTGGAAGTGGTGGTGCCGCTGGTTAACGCGAAACGCCGCGAGCAGTTTGAGCGTATCAAAGCGGATGTCGCGCCGGATTTGCGCGTGCATCTGCTGGATGGCATGGGTCGTGAGGCGATGGTCGCCAGCGATGCCGCGCTTCTGGCGTCCGGCACCGCCGCGCTGGAGTGCATGCTGGCGAAATGCCCGATGGTGGTGGGCTATCGTATGAAGCCGTTCACCTTCTGGATCGCCAAACGCCTGGTAAAAACCGACTACGTGTCGCTGCCGAATCTGCTGGCCGGGCGTGAGCTGGTGAAAGAATTATTACAGGAAGAGTGCCAGCCGCAGGCGTTAGCCGACGCGCTGTTGCCCCTGCTTGCCAATGGCAAAACCAGCCATGCCATGCATGAGACATTCCGCGAACTGCATCAGCAGATCCGTTGCAATGCCGATGAACAAGCAGCCGATGCGGTGCTGGAGTTAGCGCAATGA
- the rnhB gene encoding ribonuclease HII produces the protein MMEFIYPHTRLVAGVDEVGRGPLVGAVVTAAVILDPARPIVGLNDSKKLSEKRRLALFDEIKDKALSWSLGRAEPHEIDELNILHATMLAMQRAVAGLHIAPEYVLIDGNRCPALPMPSMAVVKGDSRVAEISAASIIAKVTRDAEMAALDLTFPQYGFARHKGYPTAFHLERLAMHGATEHHRRSFAPVKRALGLVS, from the coding sequence ATGATGGAATTTATCTATCCGCACACCCGATTAGTGGCCGGTGTGGATGAAGTTGGCCGTGGCCCGCTGGTCGGAGCCGTGGTTACCGCGGCGGTGATCCTCGATCCGGCGCGCCCGATTGTGGGTCTGAATGACTCGAAAAAATTATCGGAAAAGCGCCGTCTGGCGCTGTTTGATGAAATCAAAGACAAGGCGCTGAGCTGGAGTCTGGGCCGTGCCGAACCGCATGAAATTGACGAGCTGAATATTCTGCACGCCACCATGCTGGCGATGCAGCGTGCCGTGGCCGGGCTGCATATCGCCCCGGAATATGTCCTGATTGATGGCAACCGCTGTCCGGCGCTGCCGATGCCCTCCATGGCGGTCGTCAAAGGCGACAGCCGGGTCGCAGAAATCAGCGCGGCGTCTATTATTGCCAAAGTGACGCGCGATGCGGAAATGGCGGCGCTGGATCTGACTTTTCCTCAATATGGCTTTGCCCGGCACAAAGGGTATCCGACAGCCTTCCATCTGGAGCGGCTGGCGATGCACGGTGCGACAGAGCATCACCGGCGTAGCTTTGCGCCCGTAAAACGCGCACTGGGACTGGTGTCCTGA
- the skp gene encoding molecular chaperone Skp: MKKWLLAAGLGLAMATSAQAADKIAIVNMGNLFQQVAQTTGVSKTLENEFKGRAGELQKMETDLQSKMQRLQRDGSTMKSSDRSKLEKDVMAQRQTFSQKAQAFEQDRQRRSNEERGKLVNRIQAAVKKVADDQSIDLVVDANTVAYNSSDVKDITADVLKQVK; the protein is encoded by the coding sequence GTGAAAAAGTGGTTATTAGCGGCAGGTCTCGGTTTAGCGATGGCAACGTCCGCGCAGGCAGCAGACAAAATTGCAATCGTGAACATGGGCAACCTGTTCCAGCAGGTGGCACAGACAACTGGCGTTTCCAAAACGCTGGAAAATGAGTTCAAAGGCCGTGCCGGTGAACTTCAGAAAATGGAAACCGATCTGCAGTCTAAAATGCAGCGTTTGCAGCGTGATGGTTCTACCATGAAATCATCCGATCGCAGCAAGCTGGAAAAAGACGTAATGGCACAGCGCCAGACCTTCTCTCAGAAAGCACAAGCTTTTGAGCAGGATCGTCAGCGTCGTTCCAACGAAGAGCGCGGCAAACTGGTTAACCGTATCCAGGCGGCTGTGAAGAAAGTGGCTGACGACCAGAGCATCGATCTGGTGGTTGACGCAAATACCGTTGCTTACAACAGCAGTGATGTGAAAGACATTACCGCTGATGTGCTGAAACAGGTTAAATAA
- the fabZ gene encoding 3-hydroxyacyl-ACP dehydratase FabZ has product MTTDTHTLHIEEILELLPHRYPFLLVDRVLDFEEGRFLRAVKNVSVNEPFFQGHFPGKPIFPGVLILEAMAQATGILAFKSVGKLEPGELYYFAGIDEARFKRPVVPGDQMIMEVTFEKTRRGLTRFKGVATVDGKVVCEATMMCARSREA; this is encoded by the coding sequence TTGACTACTGACACTCATACTCTGCACATTGAAGAGATTTTAGAGCTTCTGCCGCACCGTTACCCGTTCTTGCTGGTCGATCGTGTGCTGGATTTTGAAGAAGGTCGTTTTCTGCGCGCAGTAAAAAATGTTTCGGTTAACGAGCCATTTTTCCAGGGGCATTTCCCTGGCAAACCTATTTTCCCGGGCGTCCTGATCCTGGAAGCCATGGCGCAGGCCACCGGTATTCTGGCGTTTAAAAGCGTTGGTAAACTGGAGCCAGGCGAGCTGTATTACTTTGCGGGCATCGATGAAGCGCGCTTTAAGCGCCCGGTTGTCCCTGGTGATCAGATGATCATGGAAGTGACGTTCGAAAAAACGCGTCGCGGCCTGACACGCTTTAAAGGCGTGGCTACGGTTGACGGCAAAGTTGTTTGTGAAGCTACTATGATGTGTGCACGTAGCCGGGAGGCCTGA
- the lpxA gene encoding acyl-ACP--UDP-N-acetylglucosamine O-acyltransferase — MIDKSAFIHPTAIVEDGAVIGANVHIGPFCLVGPHVEIGEGTVLKSHVVINGHTVIGRDNEIYQFATIGEANQDLKYAGEPTRVEVGDRNRIRESVTIHRGTVQGGGLTKVGSDNLLMVNAHVAHDCTVGNRCILANNATLAGHVSVDDFAIIGGMTAVHQFCIIGAHVMVGGCSGVAQDVPPYVIAQGNHATPFGVNIEGLKRRGYSKEALFAIRNAYKLLYRSGKTLEEAKPEIAALAEQHPEVKAFTEFFERSTRGLIR, encoded by the coding sequence GTGATTGATAAATCCGCCTTTATTCATCCTACCGCCATTGTGGAAGACGGTGCCGTCATCGGCGCTAACGTTCATATTGGACCGTTTTGTCTTGTTGGACCCCATGTTGAAATTGGTGAGGGTACCGTACTGAAGTCTCATGTCGTGATTAATGGCCACACTGTTATTGGCCGTGACAACGAGATATATCAGTTCGCCACTATCGGTGAAGCAAACCAGGATTTGAAATACGCTGGTGAGCCGACCCGTGTAGAAGTGGGCGATCGTAACCGCATTCGCGAAAGCGTCACCATTCACCGTGGAACCGTTCAGGGTGGTGGATTGACGAAGGTGGGCAGCGACAACTTACTGATGGTTAACGCGCACGTTGCGCATGACTGTACCGTCGGGAATCGCTGTATTCTTGCTAACAATGCAACGCTTGCGGGCCACGTTTCGGTTGATGATTTTGCAATCATCGGCGGCATGACGGCTGTGCATCAGTTCTGCATTATTGGCGCTCACGTTATGGTCGGCGGTTGCTCCGGTGTGGCGCAGGACGTCCCGCCGTATGTAATTGCCCAGGGTAACCACGCCACGCCGTTCGGTGTCAACATCGAAGGGCTGAAGCGCCGTGGTTACAGCAAAGAGGCGCTGTTTGCTATCCGTAACGCTTACAAACTGCTGTACCGTAGTGGTAAGACGCTGGAAGAAGCGAAGCCGGAAATCGCCGCACTGGCGGAACAGCATCCGGAAGTGAAGGCGTTCACCGAGTTCTTCGAACGCTCAACCCGTGGTCTGATCCGTTAA
- the lpxD gene encoding UDP-3-O-(3-hydroxymyristoyl)glucosamine N-acyltransferase, with translation MPSIRLSELAGQLDAELHGDGDIVITGVASMQSAKAGQITFMVNPKYREHLAACQASAVVMTQDDLPYAKSAALVVKNPYLTYARMAQILDSTPQPAQNIAQSAVIDASATLGQNLSIGANAVIESDVVLGDNVVIGAGCFVGKKTKIGAGSRLWANVTVYHEIEIGENCLIQSGTVIGADGFGYANDRGNWVKIPQLGRVIIGSRVEIGACTTIDRGALDDTIIGNGVIIDNQCQIAHNVVIGDNTAVAGGVIMAGSLKIGRYCMIGGASVINGHMEICDKVTVTGMGMVMRPITEPGVYSSGIPLQPNKVWRKTAALVMNIDDMSKRLKAVERKVNQQD, from the coding sequence ATGCCTTCAATTCGACTGTCTGAATTAGCAGGGCAGTTGGATGCAGAATTACACGGTGATGGCGATATCGTCATCACCGGCGTTGCGTCCATGCAGTCTGCTAAAGCAGGTCAAATTACTTTCATGGTAAATCCAAAATACCGTGAACACCTGGCCGCCTGCCAGGCGTCTGCCGTTGTCATGACGCAGGACGATCTCCCTTACGCCAAAAGCGCAGCGCTGGTAGTGAAGAATCCCTACCTGACTTACGCGCGTATGGCTCAAATTCTTGATTCCACGCCGCAGCCGGCACAGAACATTGCGCAAAGCGCGGTGATTGATGCCTCGGCAACACTGGGTCAAAACCTCTCTATTGGCGCGAACGCCGTTATCGAATCTGATGTGGTATTAGGCGATAACGTAGTGATTGGCGCGGGTTGCTTCGTCGGGAAAAAGACTAAAATTGGCGCAGGCTCGCGTTTATGGGCCAACGTTACCGTTTACCATGAGATTGAGATCGGTGAGAATTGCCTGATCCAGTCCGGGACGGTGATCGGCGCGGACGGTTTTGGCTATGCTAACGATCGCGGCAACTGGGTTAAGATCCCGCAGCTCGGCCGGGTGATCATTGGCTCTCGCGTAGAGATCGGCGCCTGTACCACTATCGATCGTGGGGCGCTGGATGACACCATTATCGGTAATGGCGTCATTATTGATAATCAGTGCCAGATTGCACATAACGTTGTGATTGGCGACAATACCGCAGTTGCGGGTGGCGTCATCATGGCGGGCAGCCTGAAAATTGGCCGTTACTGTATGATTGGCGGTGCCAGCGTGATTAACGGTCATATGGAAATCTGCGACAAAGTCACCGTAACGGGTATGGGCATGGTGATGCGTCCGATTACTGAACCGGGCGTATACTCCTCCGGTATCCCGCTGCAACCCAACAAAGTGTGGCGCAAAACAGCAGCACTGGTGATGAACATTGATGATATGAGCAAGCGTCTTAAAGCCGTTGAGCGCAAGGTCAATCAACAAGACTAA